One region of Carya illinoinensis cultivar Pawnee chromosome 8, C.illinoinensisPawnee_v1, whole genome shotgun sequence genomic DNA includes:
- the LOC122317801 gene encoding rhamnogalacturonate lyase B-like isoform X1 — MSPCATSFRLHKILFTSFSGGKKFMCLIFHVTRDVYMPFEFRMKLSGFVLSFDLRRVLWNDDQDSHHDVKLYADNPQQVVVDNGLLQVDFSRPDGHVLGIKYNGIDNLLEERNSREDRGYWDVVWNEPGGRGPVIFERVAATKFRIITDTEDQVELSFSTTWDVSLRGRKVPLIVDKRYILQRGISGFYSYGIFERLEGWPAVEIPQIRAVYKLQKDKFHFMAVSEDKQRVMPMPEDRLKGQALAYPEAVLLTDPTDSKLRGEVDDKYQYSLEDKDNKVHGWISADPPVGFWMITPSDEFRTAGPIKQDLTSHVGPVTLAMFLSTHYAGKEAEMKFEDGEAWKKVFGPVFVYLNSVDNGENPLELWANAKEQMLTEVERWPYDFTQTEDFPSADQRGTVCGQLLVREPYINEKLMWGQSAYVGLAAPGEKGSWQRESKGYQFWSQADELGYFVIKNVRPGNYNLYAWVPGFIGDYKNDTQITIIPGSEIKLDVMVYEPPRHGPTVWEIGIPDRTAGEFYIPDPYPTLMNRLYNNHLEKFRQYGLWERYADLYPDQDLIYTIDNGDYHTDWFFAHVTRNVNNRTYEATTWQIVFGLNSVSDYGNYTLQLALASAQEAELQVRFNELGADPPHFSTGSIGGDNAIARHGIHGLYWLYSIDVGNSLLQIGKNTIYLTQSRCISPFQGVMYDYLRLEGPPQDQY; from the exons ATGTCCCCATGTGCCACGTCTTTTCGCCTTCACAAGATACTTTTCACCTCGTTTTCTGGTGGAAAGAAATTTATGTGCTTAATTTTTCATGTGACCCGAGATGTATATATGCCTTTTGAGTTCAGAATGAAACTAAGCGGATTCGTCCTTTCTTTTGACCTGAG GAGAGTTCTATGGAACGACGATCAAGATTCTCATCATGACGTGAAGCTCTATGCCGACAATCCTCAACAG GTGGTGGTGGACAATGGCCTCCTGCAAGTAGATTTCTCTAGACCAGATGGTCATGTCTTAGGAATAAAGTACAATGGTATCGATAATTTACTTGAAGAACGTAATAGCAGAGAGGATAGAGG GTATTGGGATGTAGTTTGGAATGAGCCAGGGGGTCGTGGTCCTGTGATCTTCGAGAG GGTAGCAGCAACAAAATTTAGGATTATAACTGACACAGAAGACCAAGTAGAGCTTTCATTTAGCACGACATGGGATGTCTCGCTCCGGGGACGGAAAGTTCCCCTGATCGTAGACAAAAG GTACATATTGCAGCGTGGAATTTCTGGATTTTATTCATACGGAATATTTGAGCGTCTTGAAGGATGGCCGGCTGTGGAGATTCCTCAAATTAGAGCTGTTTATAAGCTCCAAAAGGACAA ATTTCACTTCATGGCTGTATCGGAGGACAAGCAGAGGGTCATGCCGATGCCGGAAGACCGCCTGAAGGGTCAGGCGCTCGCCTACCCGGAGGCTGTTCTTTTGACCGATCCAACAGATTCTAAACTTAGAGGAGAG GTGGATGACAAGTATCAATACTCGTTGGAGGACAAAGACAACAAGGTTCATGGATGGATATCAGCTGACCCACCGGTTGGATTCTGGATGATAACTCCCAGTGATGAGTTCCGTACAGCGGGACCCATCAAGCAAGACCTCACCTCCCATGTGGGCCCCGTTACCCTTGCG ATGTTTTTGAGTACTCACTACGCTGGGAAGGAAGCAGAGATGAAGTTTGAAGATGGAGAGGCATGGAAAAAAGTTTTTGGCCCTGTATTTGTTTATCTTAATTCTGTTGACAATGGGGAGAATCCATTGGAACTTTGGGCAAACGCCAAAGAGCAg atGTTGACTGAAGTGGAAAGATGGCCGTACGATTTCACTCAGACAGAAGATTTCCCTTCTGCTGATCAGCGTGGAACAGTTTGTGGTCAATTGCTAGTCCGTGAACC GTATATCAACGAGAAATTAATGTGGGGGCAATCTGCTTACGTGGGCTTAGCGGCTCCAGGAGAGAAGGGATCATGGCAAAGAGAAAGCAAG GGTTATCAATTTTGGAGTCAAGCTGACGAGCTAGGATATTTCGTAATTAAAAATGTCCGACCAGGGAATTATAATTTGTATGCATGGGTCCCTGGTTTCATTGGAGATTACAAAAATGATACCCAAATCACCATCATACCAG GCAGTGAAATCAAGCTGGATGTAATGGTGTACGAGCCTCCAAGACATGGTCCGACTGTGTGGGAAATTGGCATCCCCGACCGCACCGCTGGAGAGTTCTATATACCAGATCCATACCCGACACTCATGAACCGATTGTACAACAATCACCTAGAAAA GTTCAGACAATATGGTTTATGGGAACGGTATGCAGATTTATATCCCGATCAGGATCTCATCTACACCATTGACAATGGCGATTATCATACTGATTGGTTTTTCGCTCACGTTACAAG AAATGTTAATAATCGTACATACGAAGCAACAACATGGCAGATCGTGTTTGGACTAAACAGTGTGAGCGACTACGGCAATTACACACTGCAATTAGCATTGGCCTCAGCTCAAGAAGCTGAACTGCAG GTTCGGTTCAACGAGTTGGGTGCCGACCCTCCTCACTTTTCAACAGGATCCATTGGTGGAGACAATGCTATCGCAAGGCACGGAATCCATGGCTTATATTGGTTGTATAGCATTGATGTAGGAAACAGTCTTCTCCAAATAGGAAAAAATACAATCTATCTCACTCAGTCAAGGTGCATAAGCCCATTTCAGGGGGTCATGTATGATTACCTTCGTCTTGAAGGGCCTCCTCAAGATCAGTACTGA
- the LOC122317801 gene encoding rhamnogalacturonate lyase B-like isoform X2, translated as MEIRTNWSSRQWGSLVGCILGVVILLLFFFLLADRSEKTLVRRVLWNDDQDSHHDVKLYADNPQQVVVDNGLLQVDFSRPDGHVLGIKYNGIDNLLEERNSREDRGYWDVVWNEPGGRGPVIFERVAATKFRIITDTEDQVELSFSTTWDVSLRGRKVPLIVDKRYILQRGISGFYSYGIFERLEGWPAVEIPQIRAVYKLQKDKFHFMAVSEDKQRVMPMPEDRLKGQALAYPEAVLLTDPTDSKLRGEVDDKYQYSLEDKDNKVHGWISADPPVGFWMITPSDEFRTAGPIKQDLTSHVGPVTLAMFLSTHYAGKEAEMKFEDGEAWKKVFGPVFVYLNSVDNGENPLELWANAKEQMLTEVERWPYDFTQTEDFPSADQRGTVCGQLLVREPYINEKLMWGQSAYVGLAAPGEKGSWQRESKGYQFWSQADELGYFVIKNVRPGNYNLYAWVPGFIGDYKNDTQITIIPGSEIKLDVMVYEPPRHGPTVWEIGIPDRTAGEFYIPDPYPTLMNRLYNNHLEKFRQYGLWERYADLYPDQDLIYTIDNGDYHTDWFFAHVTRNVNNRTYEATTWQIVFGLNSVSDYGNYTLQLALASAQEAELQVRFNELGADPPHFSTGSIGGDNAIARHGIHGLYWLYSIDVGNSLLQIGKNTIYLTQSRCISPFQGVMYDYLRLEGPPQDQY; from the exons ATGGAGATCAGGACAAACTGGAGTAGTAGGCAATGGGGTTCTCTAGTTGGCTGCATCCTAGGAGTCGTGATTTTgctgctcttcttcttcttgcttGCTGATCGTTCTGAGAAGACCTTAGTTAG GAGAGTTCTATGGAACGACGATCAAGATTCTCATCATGACGTGAAGCTCTATGCCGACAATCCTCAACAG GTGGTGGTGGACAATGGCCTCCTGCAAGTAGATTTCTCTAGACCAGATGGTCATGTCTTAGGAATAAAGTACAATGGTATCGATAATTTACTTGAAGAACGTAATAGCAGAGAGGATAGAGG GTATTGGGATGTAGTTTGGAATGAGCCAGGGGGTCGTGGTCCTGTGATCTTCGAGAG GGTAGCAGCAACAAAATTTAGGATTATAACTGACACAGAAGACCAAGTAGAGCTTTCATTTAGCACGACATGGGATGTCTCGCTCCGGGGACGGAAAGTTCCCCTGATCGTAGACAAAAG GTACATATTGCAGCGTGGAATTTCTGGATTTTATTCATACGGAATATTTGAGCGTCTTGAAGGATGGCCGGCTGTGGAGATTCCTCAAATTAGAGCTGTTTATAAGCTCCAAAAGGACAA ATTTCACTTCATGGCTGTATCGGAGGACAAGCAGAGGGTCATGCCGATGCCGGAAGACCGCCTGAAGGGTCAGGCGCTCGCCTACCCGGAGGCTGTTCTTTTGACCGATCCAACAGATTCTAAACTTAGAGGAGAG GTGGATGACAAGTATCAATACTCGTTGGAGGACAAAGACAACAAGGTTCATGGATGGATATCAGCTGACCCACCGGTTGGATTCTGGATGATAACTCCCAGTGATGAGTTCCGTACAGCGGGACCCATCAAGCAAGACCTCACCTCCCATGTGGGCCCCGTTACCCTTGCG ATGTTTTTGAGTACTCACTACGCTGGGAAGGAAGCAGAGATGAAGTTTGAAGATGGAGAGGCATGGAAAAAAGTTTTTGGCCCTGTATTTGTTTATCTTAATTCTGTTGACAATGGGGAGAATCCATTGGAACTTTGGGCAAACGCCAAAGAGCAg atGTTGACTGAAGTGGAAAGATGGCCGTACGATTTCACTCAGACAGAAGATTTCCCTTCTGCTGATCAGCGTGGAACAGTTTGTGGTCAATTGCTAGTCCGTGAACC GTATATCAACGAGAAATTAATGTGGGGGCAATCTGCTTACGTGGGCTTAGCGGCTCCAGGAGAGAAGGGATCATGGCAAAGAGAAAGCAAG GGTTATCAATTTTGGAGTCAAGCTGACGAGCTAGGATATTTCGTAATTAAAAATGTCCGACCAGGGAATTATAATTTGTATGCATGGGTCCCTGGTTTCATTGGAGATTACAAAAATGATACCCAAATCACCATCATACCAG GCAGTGAAATCAAGCTGGATGTAATGGTGTACGAGCCTCCAAGACATGGTCCGACTGTGTGGGAAATTGGCATCCCCGACCGCACCGCTGGAGAGTTCTATATACCAGATCCATACCCGACACTCATGAACCGATTGTACAACAATCACCTAGAAAA GTTCAGACAATATGGTTTATGGGAACGGTATGCAGATTTATATCCCGATCAGGATCTCATCTACACCATTGACAATGGCGATTATCATACTGATTGGTTTTTCGCTCACGTTACAAG AAATGTTAATAATCGTACATACGAAGCAACAACATGGCAGATCGTGTTTGGACTAAACAGTGTGAGCGACTACGGCAATTACACACTGCAATTAGCATTGGCCTCAGCTCAAGAAGCTGAACTGCAG GTTCGGTTCAACGAGTTGGGTGCCGACCCTCCTCACTTTTCAACAGGATCCATTGGTGGAGACAATGCTATCGCAAGGCACGGAATCCATGGCTTATATTGGTTGTATAGCATTGATGTAGGAAACAGTCTTCTCCAAATAGGAAAAAATACAATCTATCTCACTCAGTCAAGGTGCATAAGCCCATTTCAGGGGGTCATGTATGATTACCTTCGTCTTGAAGGGCCTCCTCAAGATCAGTACTGA